In Fibrobacter sp. UWB15, the following proteins share a genomic window:
- the ftsZ gene encoding cell division protein FtsZ, giving the protein MSEIDNINFEVKSRIMGEEPSFNNAKVKVFGVGGAGGNTVNRMKRMNIDGVEYYSINTDAMALDLSLADHKILIGEKTTRNLGAGMDPEVGRKAAEENLDDIKDAMKGADMVFVTAGMGGGTGTGAAPIVANVARELGILTVAVVTKPFRFEGNARSTIAQEGINALRAAVDTIIVVENKKLLTLLQASNQKATMDEAFKMADEILGNAVQSICGIMFRHGLVHVDFADIRKVMLKGGSALMGTGYAQGENRGIMAADMALASPLLEDINIEGASGVLVNVAHGENYSLLEHSDAMDHIYEKVGEEGNPNIIIGDITDPALGDKVCITIIATGCGGTAVNQPKVSSAGFGFGSFTVPQQAAPASAPAQQAPAAPAAVQQATPRPTGFNFFDFQTNKSEAPEMFTRPQYTPASQSAPEAMTSSIPSLTETSVMRSVNAAMFSSPEFNAAAPAEEEVVSQGSETSEMSAVAEEDRMNGGVPAYESQSAQYDMPAYARNAANGATVTMERPAATRQEVAEEVAPAPSAIDFSLPAYLRNRNMNANNF; this is encoded by the coding sequence ATGAGTGAAATCGACAACATCAACTTCGAGGTAAAGTCTCGCATTATGGGCGAGGAACCATCTTTCAACAACGCCAAGGTCAAGGTGTTCGGTGTCGGCGGTGCCGGCGGTAATACCGTGAACCGCATGAAGCGTATGAACATCGATGGTGTGGAATACTATTCCATCAATACCGATGCAATGGCTCTCGACTTGAGCCTTGCTGACCACAAGATTCTGATTGGCGAAAAGACCACCAGAAACTTGGGTGCCGGTATGGATCCCGAAGTTGGCCGTAAGGCTGCAGAAGAAAATCTTGACGACATCAAGGACGCCATGAAGGGCGCTGACATGGTGTTCGTGACTGCCGGTATGGGCGGTGGTACGGGTACGGGTGCTGCACCGATCGTTGCAAACGTTGCACGTGAACTCGGTATTCTCACGGTCGCTGTGGTTACCAAGCCGTTCCGCTTCGAAGGTAACGCTCGTTCCACTATCGCACAGGAAGGCATCAACGCCCTGCGCGCTGCAGTGGATACCATCATTGTTGTGGAAAACAAGAAACTCTTGACGCTTCTCCAGGCCTCTAATCAGAAGGCTACCATGGATGAAGCTTTCAAAATGGCTGACGAAATTCTCGGCAACGCAGTTCAGAGCATTTGCGGTATCATGTTCCGCCACGGCCTTGTGCATGTTGACTTTGCCGATATCCGCAAGGTCATGCTCAAGGGCGGTTCCGCTCTCATGGGTACCGGTTACGCTCAGGGTGAAAACCGCGGTATTATGGCTGCCGACATGGCTCTTGCCTCTCCGCTTCTCGAAGACATCAACATCGAAGGCGCTTCTGGCGTGCTCGTGAACGTTGCCCACGGCGAAAACTACTCCTTGCTCGAACATAGCGACGCTATGGACCACATCTACGAAAAGGTCGGCGAAGAAGGCAACCCGAACATCATTATCGGCGATATCACTGATCCGGCTCTCGGCGACAAGGTTTGCATCACCATTATCGCTACCGGTTGCGGTGGCACCGCTGTGAACCAGCCCAAGGTCAGCTCCGCTGGCTTCGGCTTCGGTAGCTTCACTGTTCCGCAGCAGGCTGCTCCGGCTTCTGCCCCGGCACAGCAGGCTCCTGCCGCTCCCGCTGCTGTTCAGCAGGCCACTCCGCGTCCGACTGGTTTTAACTTCTTCGACTTCCAGACGAACAAGAGTGAAGCTCCGGAAATGTTCACCCGTCCGCAGTACACGCCCGCTTCTCAGTCGGCTCCTGAAGCAATGACTTCTTCTATTCCGTCTCTGACTGAAACGTCTGTAATGCGTTCTGTGAATGCAGCAATGTTCAGCTCTCCGGAATTTAACGCTGCCGCTCCGGCCGAAGAAGAAGTGGTGTCTCAGGGTTCCGAAACGTCTGAAATGTCTGCTGTTGCCGAAGAAGATCGCATGAACGGCGGTGTTCCCGCTTACGAATCTCAGTCTGCTCAGTACGACATGCCTGCTTACGCTCGCAATGCCGCCAATGGCGCTACTGTGACCATGGAACGTCCTGCCGCTACCCGTCAGGAAGTTGCTGAAGAAGTTGCTCCGGCTCCGTCTGCAATCGACTTCAGCCTGCCTGCCTACCTGCGCAACAGGAACATGAACGCAAACAACTTCTAA
- the purT gene encoding formate-dependent phosphoribosylglycinamide formyltransferase, which yields MAEIGTPLSSSATKVLFCGAGELGKEVIIEMMRLGVEVIAVDRYANAPGMQVAHRSHVINMLDGAELRRVIELEKPDYIVPEVEAIATDTLVELEKEGYNVIPTAKATKLTMNREGIRRLAAEELGIKTSPYRFADNFEDFKAAVKEIGIPCVIKPVMSSSGHGQSVIKTEADIQKSWDISQHEGRTGHASRVIVEGFVPFDYEITLLTVRHVAGTSFLEPIGHHQVGGDYQESWQPQPMKPELLEQAKVIAKKVTDALGGRGIFGVELFVCKDEVLFSEVSPRPHDTGMVTLISQDLSEFALHARAILGLPIPNIAFHGPSASKAIVVDGNSDHVKFGGLEEVLAEPDTALRLFGKPELKGHRRLGVLLARRNTVEEAKAQVMAMREKVKVTL from the coding sequence ATGGCAGAAATCGGTACACCTCTAAGTTCTAGTGCCACCAAGGTGCTGTTTTGCGGAGCTGGCGAACTCGGCAAGGAAGTTATCATCGAGATGATGCGTCTCGGCGTCGAAGTGATTGCCGTGGACCGTTATGCCAATGCTCCCGGCATGCAGGTAGCTCACCGCAGCCACGTGATTAACATGCTCGACGGTGCCGAGCTCCGCCGCGTGATTGAACTTGAAAAGCCGGACTACATTGTTCCCGAAGTCGAAGCCATTGCGACCGACACGCTCGTGGAACTTGAAAAAGAAGGCTACAACGTCATTCCGACGGCCAAGGCTACCAAGCTTACCATGAACCGCGAAGGCATCCGCCGCCTTGCCGCCGAAGAACTCGGCATCAAGACGAGCCCGTACCGCTTCGCCGACAATTTTGAAGACTTCAAGGCGGCCGTCAAGGAAATCGGCATTCCGTGCGTCATCAAGCCGGTCATGAGTTCTTCTGGCCACGGCCAGAGCGTCATCAAGACCGAAGCCGACATTCAGAAGTCTTGGGACATTTCGCAGCACGAAGGCCGCACGGGCCACGCCAGCCGCGTGATCGTGGAAGGCTTCGTGCCGTTCGATTACGAAATTACATTGCTCACGGTTCGCCATGTGGCGGGCACGAGTTTCCTGGAACCGATTGGTCACCACCAGGTGGGCGGCGACTACCAGGAATCTTGGCAGCCGCAGCCGATGAAGCCGGAACTCCTGGAACAGGCCAAGGTCATTGCGAAAAAGGTGACCGACGCCCTTGGCGGTCGCGGCATCTTCGGCGTGGAACTTTTCGTGTGCAAGGACGAAGTCCTGTTCAGCGAAGTCTCTCCGCGTCCGCACGATACGGGCATGGTGACGCTCATCAGCCAGGATCTTTCTGAATTTGCGCTGCACGCCCGCGCTATCTTGGGCCTGCCTATCCCGAACATCGCGTTCCATGGCCCGAGTGCTTCGAAGGCAATCGTCGTGGACGGCAATTCCGATCATGTGAAGTTCGGTGGCTTGGAAGAAGTCCTTGCAGAACCTGACACGGCACTCCGCCTGTTCGGCAAACCCGAACTCAAGGGCCACCGCCGCCTGGGCGTGCTGCTTGCCCGCCGCAACACGGTGGAAGAAGCCAAGGCCCAGGTCATGGCCATGCGCGAAAAAGTCAAGGTGACGCTGTAG